CTGACTTCCATGTTCCGAGCGGCCGCCAGCCGGGCCATCGCCAGGATCTCGTCGTCAGTTTGCAGCATGACGCCGCTCCCCTGCGAAACCCGATGGATCGTCACGCCGAGGCGATCCGCTTCCTCGAGAATCGCCTCGAGCGCGCGAGGGCCTTCGGTGCTGGGGATCTCCACCCGGTATTGCGCCCCATCGGCAAAACGTTTGGCCGAGGTCGGAAGGGTATGCGCGTCGCCCTCCGGCAATCCCAAGCGGCCCAAGAACGCCCGTGTTTCCTTCACGCCTTCCCTCCTATCCTCTGGGCTCGGCAGATCGTCGAGGTCGGTCGAGATTGCGTGAACAGCGCGGTCCATTCGGGGGACCGGTTTGCGCGCGCATCATCGTCACCGAATCTGTGGGAAATTCATGCCTGAGGCCATTCCCCCGCCTCCCGCCACTGGACGTCGACCGGGTGGACGGCCAGATCGATTCACGGTGCGAGGATCCGGAGCCCCCACCCCCAACACTTCTTGGGCCCTATTGCGTCGATCGCCTCGATGGGTGTTGAAGAACCTGGCGTCCGGTCCCCATTGACCACGATGAGGAACATCGCGCCCTCCGCATCGCGGGTCGCCGTCACCGAATGGACAGGATCATCACGGGCCGGAGGAATTGCGCGGTGTATCTCGATCCTTTGACAACCCGGGGGGAAGTCCTTCCTCTCCTGCTTTGGAGGTTTCGGCGGCCGGGTGCGCATCGACACCTCAGGCTCCTCACCGCCAAGTCCAGCCATCGTCGGCTCCCGCCAAAGGGCAGCCACCGAAGGGAGGAACCACTGTATGACGCTTTCCCAGAAGATCGCCCTCGTGACGGGAGCCAACCGGGGGATCGGGTTCGAAGTCTGCCGACAACTTTCGGACGCGGGGCTGCACGTCATCCTCGCCAGTCGAGACCCGGTGAAAGGCCGACACGCCGCCGGGCGGCTGCGGGCCGAAGACCGGGAGGTGAGCGTCCAACCCCTCGATGTCACGGATCCGAAGAGCGTCGCCGGGCTGCTTCGCGCGGTCCGGAGGCAGTTTGGCCGTCTCGACGTGCTGATCAACAACGCCGGGGTCTACCTCGACGAAGGGGTGAGCGTGTTCGACGTCGGCACGGCCGTGATGCGGGCAACCCTGGAAGTGAACTTCTTCGGGCCACTCTCGCTGTGCCGGGCGTTCGTCCCGTTGATGCAGGCGCACGGGTACGGGCGGGTGGTGAACGTGTCCTCGAGAGCCGGACAGCTCACCGGGATGAGGGGGCGGACAGCGGCGTATAAGGTGTCGAAGGCGGCGCTCAACGCGCTGACCCTGATCGTGGCGGACGAGGTTCGTCCCGCCATCAAGGTCAACGCGATGTACCCGGGGTGGGTCCGCACGGACATGGGCGGCCCGCACGCGCCGCGAAGCCCTGAGGAGGCCGCGGACACCGTGGTCTGGCTGGCCACCCTGCCGGCATCCGGGCCGACCGGGGGGTTCTTCCGTGACCGGAAACGGATCGCCTGGTGATCGGTGTTCGCTCTGGACCATTCGGCGGCACCGCACCGGCGGCCGAGAGGAAACGCTTCGACGCGGGAGGTCTGCGCTCTGAGAAGATCCCGCGCGCGTCGTCCATGCTATCATGAGGCCATGGCGCTCTCGGCGGTTCCACGACGTCCGCCCTTCCGGCGGGGCGAAGAGGTCTCGCTCGCGATCGACCGGATGGCCTACGGCGGCCGCGGCGTGGGACGCGTCAACGGGTACGTGGTGTTCGTGCCGGACACCGCGCCCGGGGATCGGGTTCGGGCTCGCCTGTGGCGGGTCAGGCCCGCGTACGCGGAGGCGGACTTGGTGGAAGTCGAGACCCCCTCGGAGGCCCGCACCGCGCCCCCCTGCCCCCACTTCGGCCCCTGCGGTGGGTGCGTCTGGCAGCACCTGGACTATCGGACGCAGTTGGCGGCAAAGGAGAGCATCGTCCGCGAAAGCCTGGCCCACCTGGGCGGCCTGCGCGATCTCGAGGTGAGGCCCATCCTGCCGATGCCCGACCCCTGGTACTACCGGAACAAGATGGAGTTCGCGTTTCACCCGACGTCGATGCTCGGCCTGCACCGACGAGGTGCGTTCGACCAGATCGTGCCGATCACCGACTGCAGGCTCCAATCGCCGACGACGAACGAGATCCTTGGAATCGTGAGGGAGTGGGCGGGCGCGTCGGGACTCTCGCGGTACGACGCGCGCACGCATACCGGGCTGCTCCGTCAGGTCGTGATCCGTGAAGGAAAGCGCACGGGGGAGATTATGGTTGGACTGATCACCGCTGCGCCGGAGGTGCCCGGGACCGGGATCCTCGCCCAGCGCCTCGTCACGTCGGTCGCCGGGATCGCCAGCGTCGTTCACGGAGTCAATCCCGGCCCCTCGGACGGCCTTCCGCTCACGGCCGTCTCGCTCCTAGCGGGCCGGCCCTATATTATGGAAGAGCTCGCGGGGTTCCGTTTCCGGATCGGGTTGGAAACGTTCTTCCAACCCAACACCGTTCAGGCCGGCCGCCTGGTCGAGGTGGTCGAAGCGGCCGCGGCGGAGCGGAGCGGTGGGGTTGTCTTCGATCTCTACTGCGGCGGCGGAACATTCTCACTCCCGCTCGCGCGCCACGCCCGCCGCGTCTATGGGGTGGACATCGTTACCGCGGCCGTCGAGGCCGCCGCGGCGAACGCCACCGTCAACGGCGTGGCGAACGTCGAGTTTGCCGCCGGAGACGTCCGCCGGCTGCTGCCGGAGTTGGTCCACCGGACCGGTCCCCCACAGCTCGTGGTCTTGGACCCCCCCCGCAGCGGCGCTGGCAGCCGGGTGATGCAAAAGATCGTCGCCACCCGGGCGCCGCGGATCGCCTACGTTTCGTGCAATCCCACCACACTCGCGCCCGACCTCGGCGAGCTGGTCCACGGCGGGTACGCGATCCGGACGGTGCAGCCGGTGGATCAATTTCCCCACACCTACCACGTGGAGTGCGTCGTTCTGCTCGAACAGGACGGCGTGCCGGCCACCTGAGGAGGTCGCGGGCCGCCGCCCGAGGGGAACGCCGCTAGGCTGCGCCCGCCGTCTTCACGAAGAGCGGCATCAGGTCGACGCCTCGAAGCGTGCCGAGGCTGCCGTGCGCGGACGCCGCCTCGCTGAACTCCTGGCTGCCGTCCGGGGTGACGCCCGCTCCGGCGAGGAGCAGCGGCACCGGATCGTCGGAGTGGCTGTGTAGCGCGCACGGCGTGGCATGGTCGGCCGTCACGGCGATGATCAGCTTCCCAAGGTCGATCGAGGGCAGCAGCGTGCCGAAGAACGCGCGGTCGATCAGCGCGATGACATCCCGCTTCGCCTCCGGCTCGCCGTCGTGACCGGGCTCGTCGGGTCCTTTGATGTGGATGTAGAGCCCCCCGGTCCTGGTGATCTCCCGCGCCGCCGTCCGCGCCCACTCCGCATAGACGGTCGCTTTGTCCGCCCCGCTCGGCGGCACCGGAATCACCGTCATGCCGGTGAGCTCGGCGATTCCTCGTTCGACCGGCATCTCCACGAAGCACCCGAAGGTGACGCCGAACCGTTCGGCGATCGGCGGCATCGTCGGGAGGTGATCTCCCCCGTCTCGCACCAGGATCAGGTTCGCGGGCATGTGGTGTTCGCGACGCCGCTGCTCGTTGGTGGGATGGCGGTCGAGCATCTCGTACGCCTTTTGGGTAAACTCGTTGACGAGCGCGGCGGCGATCCGGGCCTCCTCGCTCCCATCGAGCGGCTCGCACCGCCCCACCGTGGAGCCGGCGTGGGCGACCGCCACGCCCAGGCCTTCGACGCGGGCATAGGCGGGATCGGTGTTGCTGATCTTTCCGGAGAGGCGGCCACCCCTGCGCCGGAGCACCACGCCGCACCGATACCCGATGCTGGCCCGCACCTCCAATTCCGCGGGCGCGGCGGTCAGGCGCAGATCGGACGTCAGGGCATCGGCCAGCGACCGGGCCTCTTCGGAGGTCAAGTTGCGCCCCGCTCTGCGGTCGAGGATCCGCCCCCCCTCGCCCCCCGTGGCGAAGTTGCCCCGAAGGGCCAGATCGCCATCGTGGAAGGGGATGCCCGCGCCGACCGCCTCGAACACGCCGCGGCCCGTATGGTAGGCGAACGGATCGTACCCGAGGATCGCCGTCACCGCGACGTCCGACTCGGGAGCGATCCCCTGCCCCACGGTCTGCACCTGCCCGGTGCGGCCTCGGCGGGCCAGCGCGGTCATGTGCGGGATCTCGGCCGCTGCCAGCGGCGTGCGGCCGCCGAGCGCCTCCACCGGGCGGTCGCCCAGCCCATCGAGGACCACATAGAGGATCGGGCGCATCGGCCTACTTGCCCAGCCGCTCGACGAGTTCGCGGCTGAGCGTGCCGCGCGAGGTTTCCTCGACCGGCCCGGTCAACTTGAGGGAGAAATCCGAGGCGACGTGAACTCGAAGGACGCCCCCAGGGCTGTGCACCGCGACGTCCCGCCCGGTGTACCCGTGGCGAACGCAGGCGGCCGCGACCGCGCTGCTGCTGCTGCCGGACGCCATCGTCTCCCCCGCGCCGCGCTCCCAGATGCGGATGGTGACCCGGTTGGTCGAGTCGACCCGGACGAACTGGACGTTCGTGCGGTGCGGAAACATCGGATGGTGTTCCAGGCTCGACCCGAGCTGCGGCAGGTCGATCGAGGCGAAGTCATCGACAAACACGACGCAGTGCGGGTTGCCCACCGAGACCGCGGTGATGCGGAGCGTGTGGCGGTCCACCGAGATCTCCTCATCCACGACCTCCCGATCGCGCCCGGTGACGGGGATCTCGCGGCCGCGGAATGTGGCGCGGCCCATCCCGGCGGTGATCATGCGCACGCGACGGCCGCGCAGCTGGAGGGTGATCGGGACGAGCCCGCCTCTCGTTTCAAGCGTGAACTGCGCACGCCGGGTGTAGCCGTGGTCCCAAAGGCACTTGGCGAAAATTCGGGCGCCGTTGCCGCTCTTCTCCGCCTCACTTCCATCGGGGTTGAAGACGCGCATCGCGAAATCGGCGCGACGGCTCCGCTCGATCGTCAGGATGCCATCCGATCCGACACCGAGGTTCCGGTGGCAGATCGCCCGCACCGCCGCCCGGGAGAGCGAAAACGAGAGCGCGCGGGGGTCAACGACGAGGTAGTCGTTCCCGAGCGCGTGCGACTTCACGTACTCGTTCCGCCGCAACCGCGCCACGACGCTATCGCCCCCTGGAGCGCCGTTGGCGGGTGCGCTGGCGGCGGAGGGCGTTGTCGACGATCCGGCTCACCAGTGCGGTGAAATCGATGCCCGCCGCCGCGGCCGCCTTGGGCAGCAGGCTCCCGTGGGTCAATCCCGGGATGGTGTTCAGCTCGAGCACCAGGACCTTGCCGTCGGCGATGAACATGTCCGTCCTCGACATTCCCTCGCACCCCAGGGCCCGGTGAGCGCGGAGGGCGAGTTGCTGGGCCTGCTTCGCCTGGACCGCGCTGATCCGAGCTGGCACAATCTCCTCGCTGCCCCCCGGGGTGTACTTGGCCTCGTACGTGAAGAACTCCCGCTTGGGCACGATCTCGATCACCGGGAGGGGGGACGGGATGCCGGTCTTTGGATCCTCGAGGATCGCGCAGGTGATCTCGGTGCCGCGCAGATACTCCTCGACGAGCACGACGTCGCCGAACTCGACGGCACGCTCCACGGCCGGCGTCAGGGCATCTTCGGTGCCCACGATGCTGACCCCGACGCTCGAACCCTGCGCGTTCGGTTTCACCACGCAGGGGAACCCCAGATCCCGGGCGACCTGGGCCGCCACCTCCAGCCGATTGCCCGGCCACGCGCCGCCGTCGACGGTGACGAACCGGGGGAACGGCAGCCCGTTCGCCATCCCGATCTGACGGCTGCGGAGCTTGTCCATCGCCAGCGCGCTCGCCAGCACACCTGAGCCGGTGTAAGGGATGCCAAGCAGTTCGAGGAGGCCTTGGATCGTGCCGTCTTCACCGTACGGACCGTGCAGGACGATGAACGCCAGGTCCACGGTTCCGTCGCCGACCGTCTCTCCGATGCCGTGGGGAGCCATGGTGGTCGCTCCGGTGGCGGTGGGGACGCCGCCCACCTCGGGAGGACCCGCGGCGCCGGCCAACCTCAGCAGGTCCGGCCGGGGGAGGAATTTCCCCTCGCGCGTGATTTCGTAGACCAGCGCATCGAACCGGGTGCGGTCGATCGCCTGCAGCACCTGCACGCCCCCAGCCAACGACACATCCCGTTCGGGCGACGGGCCGCCCATCAAAATGGCGACACGCGGACGCTTCGCCCCGGTCGTTTTCGGATCAGCCGCCATGAGTCCCGGGGCATCTTCGGGGATGGAGGAGCAATCCCTGCCGGTGCCGTACGATGATCGCCATGTCGGTCTCCGGTGTGATCTTCGACCTCGGCAGCACGCTCATTCATCGCACGGGCCTCGAGCTCGAGCGCGAGAAGTGCGCCGCCCTGGCGGCGCTCGCCCGGACCGAGTGGGGGTGCCGCGACTCATCGGCGCTGGCCGCCCGCCTGCTCGAGATCCGCCTCGATGGATGGCGCCGGTCCGAAGAGGAACTTGTCGAGCGGGTGGCCACCGACTCGATCGCCACGGCCTTTCGAGAGATGCACCTCCCCACCGATGCGGCCACCCTGCGCCGGGCCGAACGGGCTTTCTTCGAACCCGAGGTGCGGATCAGCCGGCTTTACCCCGGCGCTCTCAAGGCGCTCGATGCGCTCCGGGGGATGGGATTGCGCCTGGGGATGATCAGCAACGCCACCAGCCACCAGTTGATCCTTGACATCACCGCCAAGCACGGCATCGGGGCGTACTTCGATCCGCTCCTGACCTCCGCCGGGTTCGGGAAGGTCAAACCCCACCCAGCCATTTTTACCCAGGTCCTGGACGCCTGGCATGCGGCCGCGGCGTCGGTCGTGATGGTCGGGGATACGCTGGGCGCGGACGTGCTCGGGGCT
The sequence above is drawn from the bacterium genome and encodes:
- a CDS encoding SDR family oxidoreductase, whose protein sequence is MTLSQKIALVTGANRGIGFEVCRQLSDAGLHVILASRDPVKGRHAAGRLRAEDREVSVQPLDVTDPKSVAGLLRAVRRQFGRLDVLINNAGVYLDEGVSVFDVGTAVMRATLEVNFFGPLSLCRAFVPLMQAHGYGRVVNVSSRAGQLTGMRGRTAAYKVSKAALNALTLIVADEVRPAIKVNAMYPGWVRTDMGGPHAPRSPEEAADTVVWLATLPASGPTGGFFRDRKRIAW
- a CDS encoding HAD family hydrolase gives rise to the protein MIAMSVSGVIFDLGSTLIHRTGLELEREKCAALAALARTEWGCRDSSALAARLLEIRLDGWRRSEEELVERVATDSIATAFREMHLPTDAATLRRAERAFFEPEVRISRLYPGALKALDALRGMGLRLGMISNATSHQLILDITAKHGIGAYFDPLLTSAGFGKVKPHPAIFTQVLDAWHAAAASVVMVGDTLGADVLGARTVGMRSILVDIEPNPANTAFADSTRPTERVTSLEEIPSLLNRWAAAPPPG
- a CDS encoding alkaline phosphatase family protein, whose product is MRPILYVVLDGLGDRPVEALGGRTPLAAAEIPHMTALARRGRTGQVQTVGQGIAPESDVAVTAILGYDPFAYHTGRGVFEAVGAGIPFHDGDLALRGNFATGGEGGRILDRRAGRNLTSEEARSLADALTSDLRLTAAPAELEVRASIGYRCGVVLRRRGGRLSGKISNTDPAYARVEGLGVAVAHAGSTVGRCEPLDGSEEARIAAALVNEFTQKAYEMLDRHPTNEQRRREHHMPANLILVRDGGDHLPTMPPIAERFGVTFGCFVEMPVERGIAELTGMTVIPVPPSGADKATVYAEWARTAAREITRTGGLYIHIKGPDEPGHDGEPEAKRDVIALIDRAFFGTLLPSIDLGKLIIAVTADHATPCALHSHSDDPVPLLLAGAGVTPDGSQEFSEAASAHGSLGTLRGVDLMPLFVKTAGAA
- the dapF gene encoding diaminopimelate epimerase, coding for MARLRRNEYVKSHALGNDYLVVDPRALSFSLSRAAVRAICHRNLGVGSDGILTIERSRRADFAMRVFNPDGSEAEKSGNGARIFAKCLWDHGYTRRAQFTLETRGGLVPITLQLRGRRVRMITAGMGRATFRGREIPVTGRDREVVDEEISVDRHTLRITAVSVGNPHCVVFVDDFASIDLPQLGSSLEHHPMFPHRTNVQFVRVDSTNRVTIRIWERGAGETMASGSSSSAVAAACVRHGYTGRDVAVHSPGGVLRVHVASDFSLKLTGPVEETSRGTLSRELVERLGK
- the rlmD gene encoding 23S rRNA (uracil(1939)-C(5))-methyltransferase RlmD, with the protein product MALSAVPRRPPFRRGEEVSLAIDRMAYGGRGVGRVNGYVVFVPDTAPGDRVRARLWRVRPAYAEADLVEVETPSEARTAPPCPHFGPCGGCVWQHLDYRTQLAAKESIVRESLAHLGGLRDLEVRPILPMPDPWYYRNKMEFAFHPTSMLGLHRRGAFDQIVPITDCRLQSPTTNEILGIVREWAGASGLSRYDARTHTGLLRQVVIREGKRTGEIMVGLITAAPEVPGTGILAQRLVTSVAGIASVVHGVNPGPSDGLPLTAVSLLAGRPYIMEELAGFRFRIGLETFFQPNTVQAGRLVEVVEAAAAERSGGVVFDLYCGGGTFSLPLARHARRVYGVDIVTAAVEAAAANATVNGVANVEFAAGDVRRLLPELVHRTGPPQLVVLDPPRSGAGSRVMQKIVATRAPRIAYVSCNPTTLAPDLGELVHGGYAIRTVQPVDQFPHTYHVECVVLLEQDGVPAT
- a CDS encoding D-alanine--D-alanine ligase is translated as MAADPKTTGAKRPRVAILMGGPSPERDVSLAGGVQVLQAIDRTRFDALVYEITREGKFLPRPDLLRLAGAAGPPEVGGVPTATGATTMAPHGIGETVGDGTVDLAFIVLHGPYGEDGTIQGLLELLGIPYTGSGVLASALAMDKLRSRQIGMANGLPFPRFVTVDGGAWPGNRLEVAAQVARDLGFPCVVKPNAQGSSVGVSIVGTEDALTPAVERAVEFGDVVLVEEYLRGTEITCAILEDPKTGIPSPLPVIEIVPKREFFTYEAKYTPGGSEEIVPARISAVQAKQAQQLALRAHRALGCEGMSRTDMFIADGKVLVLELNTIPGLTHGSLLPKAAAAAGIDFTALVSRIVDNALRRQRTRQRRSRGR